The proteins below come from a single Micromonospora citrea genomic window:
- a CDS encoding formylglycine-generating enzyme family protein, protein MNGYPTTTMVTVPAGRVSLSDRRTRRVWSVELAPYQLAAFPVTRAQYLDLTGQRSGTPEGDRLPVVGVSWWDAVRFCNALSRRHGLAPVYHLHGDGDEIERDATADGYRLPTEAEWEYGCRAGTAGPRYGPLDDIAWYRGNSQERIHDVGGRRPNAWGLHDMLGNSWDWCWDIYDAEVYGSYRVLRGGGWFDEHWSCRASVRRRSHPSLQIDDVGFRVARSILR, encoded by the coding sequence ATATCCGACGACCACGATGGTCACCGTGCCGGCAGGACGGGTGAGCCTGTCGGACCGGCGGACGCGACGTGTCTGGTCGGTCGAACTCGCGCCCTACCAACTCGCGGCGTTCCCGGTCACCCGGGCGCAGTACCTGGACCTCACCGGCCAGCGGTCGGGCACCCCCGAGGGGGACCGCCTTCCGGTCGTGGGCGTCTCGTGGTGGGACGCGGTCCGGTTCTGCAACGCCCTGTCCCGACGCCACGGGCTCGCCCCCGTCTACCACCTGCACGGTGACGGCGACGAAATCGAGCGGGACGCGACCGCCGACGGGTACCGGCTGCCGACCGAGGCGGAGTGGGAGTACGGCTGCCGTGCCGGTACGGCGGGACCGCGCTACGGGCCGCTCGACGACATTGCCTGGTACCGGGGCAACTCCCAGGAGCGGATCCACGACGTGGGCGGCAGGCGGCCCAACGCGTGGGGCCTGCACGACATGCTCGGCAACTCGTGGGACTGGTGCTGGGACATCTACGACGCCGAGGTCTACGGCAGTTACCGGGTGCTCCGTGGCGGTGGCTGGTTCGACGAGCACTGGAGCTGCCGGGCCTCCGTGCGTCGCCGCAGCCATCCGAGCCTGCAGATCGACGATGTGGGGTTCCGCGTCGCGCGTTCCATCCTGCGCTGA
- a CDS encoding RNA polymerase sigma factor, protein MTNIHEQIRELYAVAAPRLVSQLFAITGDYAEAQDVVQDAFVRALDRPGRFGEVEHPEAWLRTVALNIARSRHRRRTLFARLARAGRLDDARQGSAGLSPDHVAVVAALQRLSRPAREAVVLHHIADMSVADVAEALGCSVEAVKTRLVRARRALAPDLDDRADSADARPGIMIERGSLHA, encoded by the coding sequence GTGACCAACATCCACGAGCAGATCCGGGAGCTGTACGCCGTCGCGGCGCCGCGCCTGGTCTCGCAACTGTTCGCGATCACCGGCGACTACGCGGAGGCTCAGGACGTGGTCCAGGACGCCTTCGTTCGGGCGCTGGACCGGCCGGGCCGGTTCGGCGAGGTGGAGCACCCGGAGGCGTGGCTGCGTACGGTGGCACTCAACATCGCCCGGAGCCGGCACCGCCGGCGGACGCTCTTCGCCCGGCTGGCGCGCGCCGGCCGCCTCGACGACGCACGGCAGGGCTCCGCGGGCCTGTCGCCCGACCACGTCGCCGTCGTCGCCGCGCTTCAGCGGCTTTCGCGTCCCGCGCGGGAGGCCGTCGTGCTCCACCACATCGCGGACATGTCGGTGGCCGACGTGGCCGAAGCCCTGGGCTGTTCGGTCGAGGCGGTCAAGACCCGCCTCGTCCGGGCCCGGCGCGCCCTCGCCCCCGATCTCGACGACAGGGCCGACAGCGCCGACGCCCGGCCAGGAATCATGATCGAGAGAGGTTCCCTCCATGCCTGA
- a CDS encoding WD40/YVTN/BNR-like repeat-containing protein — protein MPDLDFAGLDRAAQAAFKPDFTEVRRRAARRRRTRLAAASMATLSLVAVAGAAVASGGLRDANPQVSVPGFGGTSTPPFIPTAAPSGTPSPLPTTGRTVRRGSVVAGDLDHFYLRWSDCRGDGPAMIASAGVEPPVDCALMVAGTADRGATWQSRELPLPRNAHVVLAAAGPRTLIASYQDGSGMRQGWLASVDGGERWREVTVGTASRVPDGWRVLDELSRPHIDAIVAANPVTGDVVRVTHTAGLKLATLVDDVPPGAGIWVSGYENEDTEPDGRLVGRGSAIAVSRDGGRTWTRHVFAGRLTAGEDVALDVATRDGRTVYAVGSIDGTLVVHRSGDGGLTWRRAAGTADVGDRPLRASVRADGTLLVQAGLVAGDRPLMFSSGDGGQRFFPMEPAPGAAVVPVPGGYTQSGGPHVAGMWWSADGVAWSFLGAPDLP, from the coding sequence ATGCCTGACCTGGATTTCGCCGGACTCGACCGCGCCGCGCAGGCGGCCTTCAAGCCGGACTTCACCGAGGTGCGCCGCCGGGCGGCACGCCGGCGGCGGACCCGACTGGCCGCGGCCTCGATGGCGACGCTCTCGCTGGTCGCCGTCGCCGGGGCGGCGGTGGCCTCCGGCGGTCTGCGCGACGCGAACCCCCAGGTGTCGGTTCCCGGCTTCGGCGGGACCTCGACGCCGCCCTTCATCCCCACGGCCGCGCCCTCCGGCACGCCGAGTCCCCTTCCCACCACGGGGCGGACCGTCCGGCGGGGCAGCGTCGTCGCGGGCGACCTCGACCACTTCTACCTGCGGTGGAGCGACTGCCGGGGAGACGGGCCCGCCATGATCGCCAGCGCCGGGGTCGAACCGCCCGTCGACTGCGCGCTGATGGTGGCCGGCACGGCCGACCGGGGCGCGACCTGGCAGAGCCGGGAACTCCCGCTGCCCCGCAACGCGCATGTCGTCCTCGCCGCGGCGGGACCGCGGACCCTGATCGCGTCGTACCAGGACGGGTCCGGGATGCGGCAGGGCTGGCTCGCGAGCGTCGACGGGGGCGAACGGTGGCGGGAGGTCACCGTCGGCACGGCTTCCCGGGTGCCGGACGGCTGGCGTGTGCTCGACGAGCTGTCGCGCCCGCACATCGACGCGATCGTGGCGGCGAACCCGGTCACGGGCGACGTCGTGCGGGTGACGCACACCGCGGGGCTGAAGCTGGCCACGCTCGTCGATGACGTGCCCCCCGGGGCGGGCATCTGGGTCAGCGGGTACGAGAACGAGGACACGGAGCCCGACGGCCGGCTCGTCGGCCGGGGCAGCGCGATCGCGGTGAGCCGCGACGGGGGCCGGACCTGGACGCGGCACGTCTTCGCCGGTCGACTCACCGCCGGCGAGGACGTCGCGCTCGACGTGGCCACCCGGGACGGTCGGACCGTCTACGCCGTCGGCAGCATCGACGGCACCCTGGTCGTCCACCGCAGCGGCGACGGAGGCCTTACCTGGCGGCGCGCCGCCGGCACGGCGGACGTCGGCGACCGGCCGCTGCGTGCCTCCGTGCGTGCCGACGGGACGCTGCTCGTCCAGGCGGGCCTCGTGGCCGGCGACCGGCCGCTGATGTTCAGCAGCGGTGACGGCGGGCAGCGGTTCTTCCCGATGGAGCCCGCGCCGGGCGCGGCCGTCGTGCCGGTGCCGGGCGGGTACACGCAGAGCGGGGGGCCGCACGTGGCGGGCATGTGGTGGTCCGCCGACGGAGTCGCCTGGTCCTTCCTGGGCGCCCCCGACCTGCCCTGA
- a CDS encoding TetR/AcrR family transcriptional regulator, whose translation MDESPGLRERKKAATRLALHEAALRLATEHGLDRVTVEAIADTANVSRRTFSNYFSSKEEAIFHGDAVRLRRLLELVRRQPPDASPWQVLSRAAERLAEEAYGNAPPSWLVRRRQLRGHPALVAHQIAAYTTIERDLADELVPRLDGPDPALRSRVLAATFLASLRVAVQHWIDHPDGPLRDVIRAALAQASAPPGPAAGPPPYAG comes from the coding sequence ATGGACGAGTCCCCCGGGCTACGGGAGCGGAAGAAGGCGGCGACCCGCCTCGCCCTGCACGAGGCCGCCCTGCGCCTGGCCACCGAGCACGGGCTGGACCGGGTCACCGTCGAGGCGATCGCCGACACCGCCAACGTCTCCCGCAGGACGTTCTCCAACTACTTCTCCAGCAAGGAGGAGGCGATCTTCCACGGCGACGCCGTACGGCTGCGCCGGCTGCTGGAGCTGGTCCGCCGGCAGCCGCCCGACGCGTCGCCGTGGCAGGTGCTGAGCCGGGCCGCCGAGCGCCTCGCCGAGGAGGCGTACGGCAACGCCCCGCCCTCCTGGCTGGTCCGCCGCCGCCAACTGCGGGGCCACCCGGCGCTCGTCGCCCACCAGATCGCCGCGTACACCACCATCGAGCGGGACCTGGCCGACGAGCTGGTCCCCCGCCTCGACGGCCCCGACCCGGCGCTGCGCTCACGGGTGCTGGCGGCGACCTTCCTGGCCAGCCTCCGGGTCGCCGTCCAGCACTGGATCGACCACCCCGACGGGCCGCTGCGCGACGTCATCCGGGCCGCCCTCGCACAGGCGTCCGCACCGCCCGGCCCGGCCGCCGGTCCCCCTCCGTACGCCGGCTGA
- a CDS encoding MarR family winged helix-turn-helix transcriptional regulator: MDGTARQLGTRLHELVRTVRLIRRRRADARPLVPLGLVGMLMQIDQLPPGCHARELAARTGLDPSTVSRAVASLVGLGLVERGTDPADMRARVLALTPAGRTALAEVFDWYGGVLDRALADWTPDEIAALSGALGRFTRDIETALGHPDNLEAAR; this comes from the coding sequence GTGGACGGCACCGCTCGTCAACTCGGCACCAGGCTGCACGAACTGGTCCGGACCGTACGGCTGATCCGGCGTCGCCGGGCCGACGCCCGGCCCCTCGTGCCGCTCGGCCTGGTCGGCATGCTCATGCAGATCGACCAGCTTCCGCCCGGCTGCCACGCGCGGGAACTCGCCGCCCGCACCGGCCTCGACCCGTCGACCGTCAGCCGCGCCGTCGCCTCGCTCGTCGGACTCGGCCTGGTCGAGCGGGGCACCGACCCCGCCGACATGCGGGCCAGGGTCCTGGCCCTGACCCCGGCCGGCCGCACCGCCCTGGCCGAGGTCTTCGACTGGTACGGCGGGGTGCTCGACCGGGCGCTCGCCGACTGGACGCCCGACGAGATCGCGGCGCTGAGCGGGGCGCTCGGCCGGTTCACCCGTGACATCGAGACCGCCCTCGGACACCCCGACAACCTGGAGGCCGCGCGATGA